From Variovorax sp. PMC12, the proteins below share one genomic window:
- the gspI gene encoding type II secretion system minor pseudopilin GspI, whose amino-acid sequence MTSSRPATFASRKARISGFTLIEVLIALGIVAIALAAGSQATMSLTRNAQRQSDLVLADLCAENELAKARLARQMPAVGDSGSICAQAGLSFNVTTTTTPTLNPNFRRVDVQVRDEANAPILRISTVVGRY is encoded by the coding sequence ATGACCAGCAGCAGGCCCGCCACATTCGCCTCGCGCAAGGCGCGCATCAGCGGCTTCACGCTGATCGAAGTGCTGATCGCGCTGGGCATCGTCGCGATCGCATTGGCCGCCGGCTCGCAGGCCACGATGTCGCTCACGCGCAACGCGCAGCGCCAGTCCGACCTGGTGCTGGCCGACCTGTGCGCCGAGAACGAGCTCGCCAAGGCCCGCCTCGCACGGCAGATGCCGGCCGTGGGCGACTCGGGCTCCATCTGCGCGCAGGCCGGCCTGTCGTTCAACGTGACGACGACGACCACGCCCACGCTCAACCCGAATTTCCGCCGCGTCGACGTGCAGGTGCGCGACGAGGCCAATGCGCCCATCCTGCGCATCTCCACCGTGGTCGGGCGCTACTGA
- a CDS encoding PulJ/GspJ family protein, protein MHDARQARPGTTSRGFTLIELLVAIAVMALLSLVSWRGLDSMSRATTQNKQRADAVLTLQATLAQWGADLDAMTTLAQTRPIDWDGRVLRLTRRGGDTTSPSVLVVAWALRAGPDGTRWRRWQSLPFTTRGEWQQAWNLAAAWSQDGGTQTGGASDTALVPVNSWQLFYFRDNSWVPASQLASVAPNPNNPAGPVIAMPDGVRLVLSLPPGDGLSGTLTRDWVRPTVGSPRS, encoded by the coding sequence ATGCACGACGCCCGCCAGGCCCGTCCGGGCACAACTTCACGCGGCTTCACGCTGATCGAGCTGCTGGTGGCCATCGCGGTGATGGCGCTGCTTTCGCTCGTGAGCTGGCGCGGGCTCGACAGCATGTCGCGCGCCACCACCCAGAACAAGCAGCGCGCCGACGCGGTCCTGACCCTGCAGGCCACGCTCGCGCAGTGGGGCGCCGACCTCGACGCCATGACCACGCTGGCGCAGACCCGTCCGATCGACTGGGACGGCCGCGTGCTGCGGCTCACCCGGCGCGGCGGCGACACCACGTCGCCTTCGGTGCTGGTGGTGGCCTGGGCGCTGCGGGCCGGCCCCGACGGCACGCGCTGGCGGCGCTGGCAGTCACTGCCCTTCACCACGCGCGGCGAATGGCAGCAGGCCTGGAACCTTGCGGCCGCGTGGTCGCAGGACGGCGGCACGCAGACCGGCGGCGCTTCCGACACCGCGCTGGTGCCCGTCAACAGCTGGCAACTCTTCTATTTCCGCGACAACAGCTGGGTGCCCGCCAGCCAGCTGGCCAGTGTCGCGCCCAACCCCAACAACCCGGCGGGCCCCGTCATCGCGATGCCCGACGGCGTGCGCCTCGTGCTGAGCCTGCCGCCGGGCGACGGCCTCTCGGGCACGCTCACGCGCGACTGGGTCCGCCCGACCGTGGGATCGCCCAGATCATGA